A segment of the Anthonomus grandis grandis chromosome 11, icAntGran1.3, whole genome shotgun sequence genome:
CACAAAGGCTTCACTAAcgcctcctcctcctcctcctagACCTGCGGCTCTTGGATCTCCTACGGCGTCTCCTCGCTTCCGTGAACTTTACCTCTCCGATACTCCTTGGAGCCTCGTCGTCTCGCTCAGAAGACACAGTACGACTACGACGACGATGACGCCTGCGCCTCCTCGAGCGTCTACGTCTCCTTCTAGCAGCTTGACGCGCCAACTGACAGTAGGGTTCCTTCTGGCTTTTGGTCATGCCACGCCATATCTCCGCCCCTTTCATCGAGAGTTCCATGGGGCTCATACCTTGTGCATTTTTTCGCATGTCCCTCAAAAAGTTTAAGAACGGGTTTCTGGTGATCCGACCCGTTCTTTGCCCCAAAGAACTCTTGCCATCGCGTTTCAGCGCGGGTAGACTCTCGCTACGAGTATCCGCGCGGCTCTTCGAACGCGCCTTGGTCATCTTCTCAGTGATCTGCTTGTGAAACCCCAGTTTTCCGAGTTTATTACATTTCATTAATACTTTTGATTTGTGGTCATTGTGCGTGCGTTAAAAGTCAAAAGGTTTTTTTGATTACgtcaaattttgtttatttgatgGTTGTTTTCACAGCACACTGACAGTAAGTTGGA
Coding sequences within it:
- the LOC126742522 gene encoding protamine, encoding MKCNKLGKLGFHKQITEKMTKARSKSRADTRSESLPALKRDGKSSLGQRTGRITRNPFLNFLRDMRKNAQGMSPMELSMKGAEIWRGMTKSQKEPYCQLARQAARRRRRRSRRRRRHRRRSRTVSSERDDEAPRSIGEVKFTEARRRRRRSKSRRSRRRRRRR